Proteins found in one Arthrobacter sp. U41 genomic segment:
- a CDS encoding acyl-CoA thioesterase: MTEAEAGLQAPPTQDPTSSLLQLLNLGELEGARTDEDIFMGPSQQQPRHRVFGGQVLAQSLIAGSRTVPEGRGVHSMHGYFLRPGDANKPITFGVQRLRDGRSFSARRVHAYQEGMPILSMIASFQDEDEGIEHQTEMPAGIPAPESLPSTADLLGKFDHPVARHWAYERPFDIRHVDPALYVSAKGHKEPRNAVWMKTFGPMPDDPDLHRAALAYASDYTLLESILRKHGMSWITPGMSVASLDHAMWWHRPVRVDEWLLYVQESPSAQGARGLATGKIFSRDGSHVATVAQEGMIRVPTDFKNKVRGAVQSKVLQHQMRKAERG; encoded by the coding sequence ATGACTGAAGCCGAAGCCGGATTGCAGGCCCCGCCGACACAGGACCCCACCTCCTCCCTCCTCCAACTGCTGAACCTTGGTGAGCTGGAGGGCGCCCGGACGGACGAGGACATCTTTATGGGCCCCTCCCAGCAGCAGCCCCGGCACCGCGTGTTTGGCGGCCAAGTGCTCGCGCAGTCGCTGATCGCCGGGAGCCGGACGGTTCCCGAGGGGCGCGGCGTGCACTCCATGCACGGATACTTCCTGCGCCCGGGGGATGCCAACAAGCCGATCACCTTCGGCGTCCAGCGGCTCCGGGACGGCCGCTCGTTTTCGGCGCGGCGCGTCCACGCGTACCAGGAGGGCATGCCCATCCTGTCCATGATCGCGTCGTTCCAGGACGAGGACGAAGGAATCGAACACCAGACCGAGATGCCGGCCGGCATCCCCGCGCCGGAGTCGCTGCCCAGCACGGCTGACCTGCTGGGCAAGTTTGACCACCCGGTGGCACGCCACTGGGCCTACGAGCGGCCCTTCGATATCCGGCACGTCGACCCGGCACTGTACGTCTCGGCGAAGGGCCACAAGGAACCGCGCAACGCCGTCTGGATGAAGACCTTCGGCCCCATGCCGGACGATCCGGACCTGCACCGTGCCGCCCTGGCCTACGCCAGCGACTACACCCTGCTGGAATCCATCCTCCGCAAGCACGGCATGAGCTGGATCACCCCGGGCATGTCGGTGGCCAGCCTGGACCACGCCATGTGGTGGCACCGGCCGGTCCGGGTCGACGAGTGGCTGCTCTATGTCCAGGAGTCCCCCAGCGCCCAGGGCGCCCGCGGCCTGGCTACCGGCAAGATCTTCAGCCGCGACGGCAGCCATGTGGCCACGGTGGCGCAGGAGGGCATGATCCGGGTTCCGACGGACTTCAAGAACAAGGTCCGGGGCGCCGTCCAGTCCAAGGTCCTGCAGCACCAGATGCGCAAGGCTGAACGCGGCTGA
- the ettA gene encoding energy-dependent translational throttle protein EttA: MAEFIYTMTKARKAVGEKLILDDVSMSFFPGAKIGVVGPNGAGKSTILKIMAGLDTPSNGEARLSPGYTVGILLQEPPLNEEKTVLGNVQEGVGEIYGKIQRFNEISEEMANPDADYDALLEEMGQLQEAIDDADAWDLDSQLEQAMDALRCPPAEADVTLLSGGERRRVALCKLLLQKPDLLLLDEPTNHLDAESVLWLEQHLSAYPGAVLAVTHDRYFLDHVAQWIAEVDRGHLYPYEGNYSTYLEKKRARLEVQGKKDAKQAKRLTEELEWVRSNAKGRQTKSKARLARYEEMAAEADRTRKLDFEEIQIPPGPRLGGLVLEAKNLQKGFEDRTLIDGLSFTLPRNGIVGVIGPNGVGKTTLFKTIVGLEPLDGGELKIGDSVKISYADQSRGGIDPNKTLWEVVSDGLDFIQVGQVEMPSRAYVAAFGFKGPDQQKKAGVLSGGERNRLNLALTLKQGGNLLLLDEPTNDLDVETLSSLENALLEFPGCAVVVSHDRWFLDRVATHILAYEGDEENPSKWYWFEGNFESYEENKIERLGPDAAKPHRVTHRRLTRD, translated from the coding sequence ATGGCGGAATTTATCTACACAATGACCAAGGCCCGCAAGGCTGTTGGCGAAAAACTCATCCTCGACGACGTAAGCATGTCCTTCTTCCCGGGGGCCAAGATTGGCGTTGTCGGCCCGAATGGTGCGGGTAAGTCCACCATTCTCAAGATCATGGCCGGACTGGACACGCCGTCAAACGGTGAGGCCCGGCTCAGCCCCGGCTACACGGTCGGTATCCTGCTGCAGGAACCGCCGCTGAACGAGGAAAAGACCGTCCTGGGCAACGTCCAGGAAGGTGTCGGCGAGATCTACGGCAAGATCCAGCGCTTCAACGAGATCTCCGAAGAAATGGCCAACCCCGACGCTGACTACGATGCCCTCCTGGAGGAAATGGGTCAGCTGCAGGAAGCGATCGACGACGCCGACGCCTGGGATCTCGATTCCCAGCTCGAGCAGGCCATGGACGCCCTCCGCTGCCCGCCGGCCGAAGCCGACGTTACCCTGCTCTCCGGTGGCGAGCGTCGCCGCGTCGCCCTCTGCAAGCTCCTGCTCCAGAAGCCGGACCTGCTGCTCCTCGACGAGCCCACCAACCACCTCGACGCCGAGAGCGTGCTCTGGCTTGAACAGCACCTCTCCGCCTACCCCGGCGCCGTACTCGCCGTCACCCACGACCGGTACTTCCTTGACCACGTGGCCCAGTGGATCGCCGAAGTCGACCGCGGCCACCTGTACCCCTACGAGGGCAACTACTCCACCTACCTCGAGAAGAAGCGCGCCCGTCTGGAAGTCCAGGGCAAGAAGGACGCCAAGCAGGCCAAGCGGCTTACCGAGGAACTGGAGTGGGTCCGTTCCAACGCCAAGGGACGTCAGACCAAGTCCAAGGCCCGTCTTGCCCGCTACGAGGAAATGGCTGCCGAGGCAGACCGCACCCGCAAGCTGGACTTCGAAGAGATCCAGATTCCGCCGGGACCGCGCCTGGGCGGCCTCGTCCTGGAGGCGAAGAACCTGCAGAAGGGCTTCGAGGACCGCACGCTGATCGACGGACTCTCCTTCACCCTGCCGCGCAACGGCATTGTCGGTGTCATCGGCCCCAACGGCGTCGGTAAGACCACCCTGTTCAAGACCATCGTCGGTCTCGAACCGCTCGACGGCGGCGAGCTGAAGATCGGTGACTCCGTCAAGATCTCCTACGCGGACCAGAGCCGCGGCGGCATCGACCCGAACAAGACCCTGTGGGAGGTTGTCTCCGACGGGCTCGACTTCATCCAGGTCGGACAGGTCGAAATGCCGTCCCGTGCCTACGTCGCCGCCTTCGGCTTCAAGGGCCCGGACCAGCAGAAGAAGGCCGGGGTGCTCTCCGGTGGCGAGCGCAACCGCCTGAACCTTGCTCTGACCCTGAAGCAGGGCGGAAACCTGCTGCTGCTCGATGAGCCGACCAACGACCTTGACGTCGAAACGCTGAGCAGCCTCGAAAACGCCCTGCTCGAATTCCCCGGCTGCGCCGTGGTGGTCTCGCACGACCGCTGGTTCCTGGACCGGGTCGCCACCCACATCCTGGCCTACGAAGGCGACGAGGAGAACCCCTCCAAGTGGTACTGGTTCGAAGGCAACTTCGAATCCTACGAGGAGAACAAGATCGAGCGCCTCGGCCCGGATGCAGCCAAGCCGCACCGCGTAACCCACCGCCGCCTCACCCGCGACTAG
- a CDS encoding single-stranded DNA-binding protein: MSDNITVRGFVASEITTSTTPGGVATASFRLGSTERRYDRAANTWSDGNINWFRVQGYRQLAGNIGCSVKKGQKVIVVGRLKIRSWERDGRFYHAVEIDAESVGHDLMWGSANFIRTAGNGPQAAASPSGAAAASPEGSYEGNLEDDQPPEGHDDDNDGDESATHMVFIDDVNGEVEELDEQTGELKGAAA, encoded by the coding sequence ATGAGTGACAACATCACGGTCCGTGGCTTCGTCGCCTCGGAGATCACGACTTCGACGACGCCGGGCGGAGTGGCGACGGCGTCGTTCCGGCTGGGTTCCACCGAACGGCGCTACGACCGCGCCGCGAACACCTGGTCCGACGGGAACATCAACTGGTTCAGGGTCCAGGGCTACCGGCAATTGGCCGGAAACATCGGCTGCAGTGTCAAGAAGGGCCAGAAGGTCATCGTCGTGGGACGGCTCAAAATAAGAAGCTGGGAAAGGGACGGCCGGTTTTACCACGCGGTTGAAATCGACGCCGAGTCCGTCGGTCACGACCTTATGTGGGGTTCCGCCAACTTCATCCGGACGGCTGGCAACGGGCCCCAGGCCGCCGCCAGTCCCTCCGGTGCGGCAGCGGCCTCCCCGGAGGGCAGCTATGAAGGGAACCTGGAGGACGACCAGCCCCCTGAGGGGCACGACGACGACAACGACGGCGACGAGTCGGCAACCCACATGGTCTTCATCGACGACGTCAACGGCGAGGTCGAGGAACTCGACGAACAGACCGGCGAGCTGAAAGGGGCGGCCGCCTGA
- a CDS encoding LapA family protein, with protein MTQTPRGFDPSDPNGPSEASPTQYPGAAEAPAGSGAAGSSTGAPSGSTDLVPGAAASPAAPAGEPPRAVQPERPAPAPETRQVTRAGMVWAAVASALVVLILLIAFILQNQDYVLVKFFGLEGSVPLGIALFIAAVGGGVLVAIAGAARIIQLRLAAHRQRVSRQAGKGARTR; from the coding sequence ATGACCCAGACACCCCGCGGATTCGATCCCTCCGATCCCAACGGCCCCAGCGAGGCTTCCCCCACCCAGTACCCCGGGGCGGCTGAGGCCCCGGCCGGGTCCGGGGCAGCGGGCTCCAGCACCGGGGCTCCGTCGGGCAGCACCGATCTTGTGCCCGGAGCTGCGGCTTCCCCAGCAGCGCCGGCTGGGGAACCTCCCCGTGCGGTGCAGCCAGAAAGGCCGGCCCCCGCCCCGGAAACCCGCCAGGTTACCCGCGCTGGCATGGTCTGGGCCGCAGTCGCCAGCGCGCTGGTGGTGCTGATCCTGCTCATCGCCTTCATCCTGCAGAACCAGGACTATGTGCTGGTGAAGTTCTTTGGCCTGGAGGGGTCGGTCCCGCTCGGCATTGCGCTGTTCATCGCGGCAGTCGGCGGCGGTGTGCTGGTGGCCATCGCCGGGGCCGCCCGCATCATTCAGCTGCGGCTGGCCGCCCACCGCCAGCGTGTCAGCCGCCAGGCCGGCAAGGGTGCCCGCACGCGCTGA
- a CDS encoding GNAT family N-acetyltransferase yields the protein MGEAGPRGQAAVTTAAADWPDVERLFGIRGEPSRCWCRFFALTGAQWSASTPEQRKAQLRDKFDGGGPAPGVLAFRGGNPVGWCAVEPSRCYPRILRSKVLTAAGPEVAADPGRDQVWSVSCFVVSPGQRRTGVARALLAAAVGHAFVHGADTVEGYPVDAAQRPKAGPADLYHGTLGLFLAAGFQVVSDAVPRRAVVRLTALRAGAAAPAVQRSPGPEPSTGPKAGSG from the coding sequence ATGGGTGAAGCAGGACCGCGCGGGCAGGCAGCGGTCACCACCGCTGCGGCGGACTGGCCCGACGTCGAGCGTCTCTTTGGCATCCGCGGCGAGCCGTCGCGCTGCTGGTGCCGGTTCTTCGCCCTGACCGGAGCGCAGTGGTCCGCGTCGACTCCGGAGCAGCGGAAAGCCCAGTTGCGTGACAAGTTCGACGGCGGCGGCCCTGCTCCGGGGGTGCTGGCCTTCCGCGGCGGCAATCCTGTGGGCTGGTGCGCCGTCGAGCCGAGCCGCTGCTATCCCAGGATCCTGCGCTCCAAGGTTTTGACCGCGGCCGGCCCCGAGGTGGCTGCGGATCCCGGCAGGGACCAGGTGTGGTCCGTGAGTTGTTTTGTTGTCTCCCCCGGCCAGCGCCGCACCGGCGTGGCAAGGGCGCTGCTCGCAGCCGCCGTCGGGCACGCGTTCGTCCACGGCGCAGACACGGTGGAGGGCTATCCGGTCGATGCCGCGCAACGGCCCAAAGCCGGCCCGGCCGATCTCTATCACGGCACCCTGGGTCTTTTTCTGGCGGCCGGCTTCCAGGTGGTCAGCGACGCGGTGCCAAGGCGGGCCGTCGTGCGCCTGACGGCGCTCCGGGCCGGCGCCGCTGCGCCGGCCGTCCAGCGCAGCCCGGGCCCGGAACCGTCCACGGGCCCTAAGGCAGGGTCAGGATGA
- the map gene encoding type I methionyl aminopeptidase, producing MSMIKSPAEIALMREAGRVVANTLERVRNAAAVGVSLKELDALAAETIADAGATPAFLNYKPRWASVPFPGVICTSVNDAVVHGIPNDYRLQDGDLLSVDCGAFLDGWCGDAAISFIVGTADPVDQALIEATNAALARGIETARIGNKMGDLGYAIGGAARRAGYGLLADHGGHGIGTTMHAEPHVPNDGRPGRGIKLTEGLVIAIEPMLILGGKDDYFHDDDEWTLRSASGRRAAHSEHTVAITADGPVILTLP from the coding sequence ATGTCGATGATCAAAAGCCCAGCCGAGATTGCCCTGATGCGCGAAGCCGGCCGGGTGGTGGCCAACACGCTGGAACGCGTCCGGAACGCCGCCGCCGTCGGCGTGTCCCTGAAGGAACTGGACGCCCTGGCGGCTGAGACGATCGCCGACGCCGGGGCGACGCCGGCGTTCCTGAACTACAAACCCCGGTGGGCCTCGGTGCCGTTTCCCGGGGTGATCTGCACGTCCGTCAACGATGCGGTGGTGCACGGCATCCCCAACGATTACCGGCTCCAGGACGGGGACCTGCTCAGCGTGGACTGCGGCGCGTTCCTCGACGGGTGGTGCGGTGACGCGGCAATCAGTTTCATCGTTGGCACGGCCGACCCGGTGGACCAGGCCCTGATCGAGGCCACCAACGCGGCCCTGGCCCGCGGCATCGAGACCGCCCGGATCGGGAACAAGATGGGGGACCTCGGCTACGCGATCGGCGGGGCGGCGCGCCGCGCCGGTTACGGGTTGCTGGCCGACCACGGCGGCCACGGGATCGGCACGACAATGCACGCCGAACCGCACGTTCCCAATGACGGCCGGCCCGGCCGCGGCATCAAGCTGACCGAGGGCCTGGTTATTGCCATCGAGCCGATGCTGATCCTGGGCGGCAAGGACGACTACTTCCACGACGACGACGAATGGACCCTCCGTTCGGCCAGCGGCCGCCGCGCGGCCCACAGCGAGCACACCGTGGCCATCACCGCGGACGGACCGGTCATCCTGACCCTGCCTTAG
- a CDS encoding DNA alkylation repair protein has product MASPELISAIRSQLRGAADPVRAAGAQAYLKSEMPSLGVRVPEVRRIVKAAAKELPPGSLKDLQSAVLELWRGARWREERYAAIDLTGLKLAAGELSMLPLYEEIIRSGAWWDLVDGVSHRICGLLQAHREDMSPVLLRWSTDADLWIRRAAITAQLGAKSATDPALLAAVIEPNLADPEFFIRKAIGWALRDFSATDPDWVRDFAARHGAALSPLSRREALRNLR; this is encoded by the coding sequence ATGGCCAGCCCTGAACTGATTTCCGCGATCCGGTCACAGCTGAGGGGTGCTGCCGATCCGGTCCGGGCGGCAGGGGCACAGGCCTATCTGAAGTCCGAGATGCCCTCGCTGGGCGTCCGGGTTCCGGAGGTCCGCCGGATAGTCAAGGCCGCCGCCAAGGAACTGCCTCCCGGTTCCCTCAAGGACTTGCAGTCCGCCGTGCTGGAGTTGTGGCGGGGCGCACGCTGGCGGGAGGAACGGTACGCGGCCATCGACCTCACGGGGTTGAAGCTGGCGGCCGGCGAGTTGAGCATGCTGCCGCTCTACGAGGAGATCATCCGCAGCGGCGCCTGGTGGGATCTCGTGGACGGGGTCTCGCACCGGATCTGCGGGCTGCTTCAGGCGCATAGGGAGGACATGTCCCCTGTACTCCTCCGCTGGAGCACGGACGCGGACCTCTGGATCCGGAGGGCCGCCATCACGGCCCAGCTCGGCGCCAAATCAGCTACGGATCCGGCTCTTCTGGCAGCGGTCATCGAACCGAACCTGGCCGACCCGGAGTTCTTCATCAGGAAGGCGATTGGCTGGGCCCTGCGTGACTTTTCCGCCACGGATCCGGACTGGGTCCGGGACTTTGCGGCGCGGCACGGCGCGGCGCTTAGCCCGCTCTCCCGCAGGGAGGCCCTGCGGAACCTCAGATGA
- the mptB gene encoding polyprenol phosphomannose-dependent alpha 1,6 mannosyltransferase MptB, translating into MTVPVPAAGKAAAGTSPVAAIADVDNARSPLLAGFIGSLFMAIGSLGVGWLAPASELRRVPLFIWMRTEAVGVGLCIVLLAIGGMLLVRSWLRLGQRVRVWGAEARNATLQAVVLWGLPLMFSVPLFSRDVYAYIGQGRLMVEGFNPYENGISALSNYFQLGADKMWTEAPVPYGQLFLWIEQFVVWSTNVHPEGSIMLFRLAAAVGIVLCIIYVPKLAELHGVNPHRALWLTAANPLFLTNFIASVHNDALMIGLALAGLYYCATRRVILGLVLVTLSISVKPITIVFLPFIGLLWAGKNASWPRKFVFWGLTAGISLALLYAMSMVNGFGFGWINGLSAPGSIWIWYAPVGLLGLVVASIFNAFGLDGWGLAKWVYDAGKLLALGIIAWQIFRGDYDRLIRRLTLAFAAVVVLAPMIQSWYVVWLIPLFAVTGIRDDWQVKALYFIVSFFMVYAISDQLEVFPYLQTADLGLALALARNAAAIIALLFALYLIFLDPKTKLLFSKSEEPVTTRPVI; encoded by the coding sequence ATGACGGTGCCTGTGCCTGCGGCGGGGAAAGCGGCTGCCGGCACGTCCCCGGTGGCAGCCATTGCTGACGTGGACAACGCCCGTTCACCGCTGCTGGCGGGATTTATCGGCTCTCTGTTTATGGCGATCGGTTCCCTTGGCGTGGGCTGGCTCGCCCCGGCGTCCGAACTCCGCCGCGTTCCGCTGTTCATCTGGATGCGCACCGAGGCCGTCGGCGTTGGCCTGTGCATTGTGCTGCTGGCCATCGGCGGGATGCTGCTGGTCCGGTCCTGGCTCAGGCTCGGCCAGCGCGTGCGGGTCTGGGGAGCGGAGGCCCGCAATGCGACGCTGCAGGCGGTTGTCCTGTGGGGACTGCCCCTGATGTTTTCCGTCCCGCTGTTCAGCCGCGACGTCTACGCCTACATCGGGCAGGGCCGGCTGATGGTCGAGGGCTTCAACCCCTACGAAAACGGCATCTCCGCACTGTCGAACTACTTCCAGCTCGGGGCCGACAAGATGTGGACCGAGGCGCCGGTACCTTACGGCCAGCTGTTCCTATGGATCGAACAGTTCGTTGTCTGGTCCACCAATGTGCACCCGGAAGGCAGCATCATGCTGTTCCGCCTCGCCGCGGCGGTCGGGATCGTGCTGTGCATCATCTATGTGCCGAAGCTCGCCGAACTGCACGGCGTCAACCCGCACCGCGCCCTGTGGCTTACCGCCGCCAACCCCCTCTTCCTCACCAACTTCATCGCCAGCGTCCACAACGACGCGCTCATGATCGGCCTGGCCCTGGCCGGGCTCTACTACTGCGCCACCCGGCGGGTTATCCTCGGCCTGGTCCTCGTGACCCTGTCTATCTCGGTCAAGCCCATTACGATCGTGTTCCTGCCGTTCATCGGCCTGCTCTGGGCAGGAAAGAACGCCAGCTGGCCGCGGAAATTCGTCTTCTGGGGACTCACCGCCGGCATCAGCCTGGCTCTGCTGTACGCGATGAGCATGGTCAACGGCTTCGGCTTCGGCTGGATCAACGGCCTCTCCGCCCCCGGCAGCATCTGGATCTGGTACGCCCCGGTCGGGCTGCTGGGCCTGGTGGTCGCTTCCATCTTCAACGCTTTCGGGCTCGACGGCTGGGGGCTGGCCAAGTGGGTCTATGACGCCGGGAAGCTGCTGGCGCTCGGCATCATCGCCTGGCAGATCTTCCGCGGCGACTATGACCGCCTGATCCGCCGTCTCACGCTGGCGTTCGCCGCCGTCGTCGTCCTCGCCCCGATGATCCAGTCCTGGTACGTCGTCTGGCTCATCCCGCTCTTCGCCGTCACCGGCATCCGTGATGACTGGCAGGTCAAGGCGCTGTACTTCATCGTGTCGTTCTTTATGGTCTACGCGATCTCGGACCAGCTGGAAGTTTTCCCCTACCTGCAGACCGCAGATCTCGGCCTGGCACTCGCCCTCGCCCGGAACGCCGCCGCGATCATTGCCCTACTCTTCGCCCTGTACCTGATTTTCCTGGACCCCAAAACCAAGCTGCTCTTCAGCAAGTCCGAGGAACCGGTCACCACCCGCCCGGTCATCTGA
- the orn gene encoding oligoribonuclease, giving the protein MTGLDSVNDALIEVAALVTDSELNILGDGVDVVIKPDDAALAQMNDFVRDMHTRSGLLAELPRGKTMAEAQAIVLDYIKKWVPDPKKAPLGGNSVGTDRVFLVRDMPELVEHLHYRVIDVSTIKELSRRWYARAYFQSPAKLGGHRALGDIQDSIDELRYYREAVFVPAPGPDSATAQRIARRVTGKPDEPAAEGTPSEPETAAGGTPSEAASGTPAT; this is encoded by the coding sequence ATGACCGGCCTGGACAGCGTCAACGACGCCCTCATCGAGGTGGCTGCGCTGGTGACGGACTCCGAGCTCAATATCCTGGGCGACGGGGTCGACGTCGTCATCAAACCCGATGACGCCGCCCTTGCGCAGATGAACGACTTCGTCCGCGACATGCACACCCGCTCCGGGCTCCTGGCGGAACTCCCCCGCGGCAAGACCATGGCGGAGGCCCAGGCCATCGTGCTGGACTACATCAAGAAGTGGGTGCCGGATCCCAAGAAGGCCCCGCTGGGCGGCAACTCGGTGGGAACCGACCGCGTCTTCCTGGTCCGCGACATGCCCGAACTGGTGGAACACCTGCATTACCGGGTCATCGACGTGAGCACCATCAAGGAACTCTCCCGGCGCTGGTATGCGCGGGCCTACTTCCAGTCCCCCGCCAAGCTCGGCGGCCACCGCGCCCTCGGCGACATCCAGGACTCCATCGACGAACTGCGCTACTACCGCGAGGCCGTCTTCGTCCCCGCACCGGGTCCGGACAGCGCCACCGCGCAGCGGATCGCCCGCAGGGTGACGGGAAAGCCGGACGAACCCGCCGCCGAAGGCACGCCCTCCGAGCCGGAAACGGCTGCCGGCGGCACCCCCTCCGAGGCTGCCTCCGGGACGCCGGCGACGTAG
- a CDS encoding acyl-CoA dehydrogenase family protein, whose translation MQRRLFEEDHEMFREMATEFNTRAVAPHYAQWDKDHMMSRDLWSAAGEQGLLGLAVPEEFGGMGMDDYRFRAVLDEEFAKSNHLAVGLAFHLHDDMVLPHLLAYGSDELKGRWLPGMVSGETVTSIAWTEPGAGSDLRGIRTKAVRDGDDWLIIGQKTFIGNGISGDASLVLARTDAGTGRGKQDSFSLFMVRKGEGYTAGNQLDKMGLKASDTAELFFDGVRVPHADLVGEEGKGLQYAAEQLPQGRLAIAVASSAVVRAVYEATVRYTKDRNAFGERIIDFQNSRFELADILTEVEVTETYVDQAVLAFNAGELDAASAARAKLWASERAKSVTDRCLQLHGGYGYILEYPVAQAFLAARLLTIFGGTNEIMRDVVGRTIAD comes from the coding sequence ATGCAGCGCAGGCTTTTTGAAGAAGACCACGAGATGTTCCGTGAGATGGCGACCGAGTTCAACACGCGCGCCGTTGCACCGCACTACGCCCAGTGGGACAAGGACCACATGATGTCCCGGGACCTGTGGTCGGCGGCCGGCGAGCAGGGCCTGCTGGGCCTGGCCGTTCCGGAGGAGTTCGGCGGCATGGGCATGGACGACTACCGCTTCCGCGCCGTACTGGACGAGGAGTTCGCCAAGAGCAACCACCTCGCGGTGGGCCTGGCCTTCCACCTGCACGATGACATGGTCCTCCCCCACCTGCTGGCTTACGGCTCCGACGAGCTCAAGGGCCGCTGGCTTCCCGGCATGGTTTCCGGCGAGACGGTCACCTCGATCGCCTGGACCGAGCCCGGCGCGGGTTCAGACCTCCGCGGCATCCGCACCAAGGCCGTCCGCGACGGCGACGACTGGCTGATCATCGGGCAGAAGACCTTCATCGGCAACGGCATCTCCGGGGATGCCTCCCTGGTCCTGGCCCGCACCGACGCCGGCACCGGGCGGGGAAAGCAGGACTCCTTCTCCCTGTTCATGGTCCGCAAGGGCGAGGGCTACACGGCCGGCAACCAGCTGGACAAGATGGGCCTCAAGGCCTCGGATACCGCAGAGCTGTTCTTCGACGGGGTCCGCGTTCCGCACGCGGACCTCGTCGGCGAAGAGGGCAAGGGCCTGCAGTACGCCGCCGAGCAGCTCCCCCAGGGCCGCCTCGCGATCGCGGTGGCAAGCTCCGCCGTCGTCCGCGCCGTCTACGAGGCGACCGTGCGTTACACAAAGGACCGCAACGCCTTCGGCGAACGGATCATCGATTTCCAGAACAGCCGCTTCGAGCTGGCCGACATCCTCACCGAGGTCGAAGTCACCGAAACCTACGTGGACCAGGCGGTCCTGGCCTTCAACGCCGGCGAGCTCGACGCCGCCTCCGCCGCCCGCGCGAAACTGTGGGCGTCCGAGCGCGCCAAGTCCGTCACCGACCGGTGCCTCCAGCTGCACGGCGGCTACGGCTACATCCTGGAATACCCCGTGGCACAGGCCTTCCTCGCTGCCCGGCTGCTGACGATCTTCGGCGGCACCAACGAAATCATGCGCGACGTCGTCGGCCGCACCATCGCAGACTGA
- the def gene encoding peptide deformylase: MTVLPITIWGEPVLHRRAPEVEVFDNELRTLIADMFETNEAANGVGLAAPQVGVGKRLFIYKYENDDGAPPSGAVVNPVLTLSKVSGALPDPDEDEEGCLSFPGGQYPLKRAEWVRVQGFDGDGNPVEFEATGWFARVIQHEYDHLDGKLYVNRLIDRYARKAMKQAKKSGWGVPGLTWMPGVDPDPFGH; this comes from the coding sequence ATGACCGTTTTGCCCATCACGATCTGGGGCGAGCCCGTACTGCACCGCCGGGCCCCGGAAGTCGAAGTCTTCGACAACGAACTCCGGACCCTGATCGCCGACATGTTCGAGACCAATGAGGCCGCCAACGGCGTCGGCCTTGCCGCGCCGCAGGTCGGGGTGGGCAAACGGCTCTTCATCTACAAATACGAGAACGACGACGGCGCCCCGCCGTCCGGGGCCGTCGTCAACCCGGTGCTGACCCTCTCCAAGGTCTCCGGCGCGCTGCCGGACCCGGACGAGGACGAGGAGGGCTGCCTGTCCTTCCCCGGCGGGCAGTACCCGCTCAAGCGCGCGGAGTGGGTCCGGGTGCAGGGCTTTGACGGGGACGGCAACCCGGTCGAGTTCGAGGCGACGGGCTGGTTTGCCCGGGTGATCCAGCACGAATACGACCACCTCGACGGCAAGCTCTACGTCAACCGGCTGATCGACCGTTACGCCCGCAAGGCCATGAAGCAGGCCAAGAAGAGCGGCTGGGGCGTCCCCGGGCTGACGTGGATGCCCGGCGTGGATCCGGACCCGTTCGGGCACTGA
- a CDS encoding alpha/beta fold hydrolase: MDIILVPGFWLDASSWEQVTPPLVAAGHRVHPLTLPGLESADARRSGIGLRTHIDAVVAEIDELDIPVVLVGHSGGGAIIYGAVDARPDRVVRAIYVDSGPLGEGGVINDELPDDGVEVPLPPWEFFEDEDLTDLDEELRAMFRARAVPQPTAVAKDQQRLHDERRYDVPATVIACEFPSSMLIEMIGAGHPYVAELGRVRDVEYVDLPTGHWPQFTRPAELGAAILAAVDRSG, encoded by the coding sequence ATGGACATCATCCTGGTACCCGGATTCTGGTTGGACGCCTCGTCATGGGAGCAGGTGACCCCGCCGCTGGTCGCCGCCGGGCACCGGGTCCACCCGCTTACCCTGCCCGGGCTGGAATCAGCTGACGCGCGGCGGTCCGGCATCGGCCTGCGCACCCACATCGACGCCGTCGTGGCGGAGATTGACGAGCTCGACATCCCGGTCGTCCTGGTCGGCCACTCGGGCGGGGGCGCCATCATTTACGGCGCCGTCGACGCCCGCCCGGACCGGGTGGTCCGGGCAATCTATGTGGACAGCGGTCCGCTCGGCGAAGGCGGCGTGATCAACGACGAGCTGCCGGACGACGGCGTCGAGGTCCCGCTTCCCCCGTGGGAATTCTTCGAGGATGAGGACCTCACCGACCTGGACGAGGAGTTGCGGGCCATGTTCCGGGCCCGCGCCGTCCCGCAGCCGACGGCCGTGGCCAAGGACCAGCAGCGGCTGCACGACGAGCGGCGCTACGACGTCCCTGCGACCGTCATCGCCTGCGAGTTCCCGTCCTCCATGCTCATCGAGATGATCGGGGCCGGCCACCCGTATGTCGCGGAACTCGGCCGCGTGCGGGACGTCGAGTACGTGGACCTGCCCACCGGGCACTGGCCACAGTTCACCCGGCCGGCCGAACTGGGAGCGGCGATCCTGGCCGCCGTCGACCGGAGCGGGTAA